The following are encoded together in the Tripterygium wilfordii isolate XIE 37 chromosome 18, ASM1340144v1, whole genome shotgun sequence genome:
- the LOC119984676 gene encoding uncharacterized protein LOC119984676, whose amino-acid sequence MNLAQVDHMIDGEDEELGRETAAHTPLFPGMVRQEAYIFDGHGKYYNKDWDLAEGAGIGFCWYHAELPRTNQKLSQFAEYLIDVLCPPLRLQDILSLVSNGPFCSYVDGALVFRVNSPGSPTSKFTFKLAARVTENSVITVSLGRVPRLGFSSLAQSTILTDIPSVARPYGRGEQKEGSGFVIREHELEFLLTMNHSEEADNPVPKSISNLVVHIIDTHVDHLQDVVTKLEIELDSLELDLDKGGFALKKQMLDERRFPKMHLNLQRLLQVIAHGEQVFPRVKEKCSSKHWFSNEDINSLEELIGLLRRLKESVGFIANRVTAIQAGLDSWQSEQINKKLYYLSFLSLIFLPLSIITGVFGMNVGGVPWTGQDNTELKDGFRNVMYLCAAMLLLLLLGFTFPTIYTRASAWRRRRALKRSWSLNRKSFLKRTFPVSQREGYLRL is encoded by the exons ATGAACCTGGCTCAGGTAGACCATATGATTGATGGAGAAGATGAGGAATTGGGCCGAGAAACCGCCGCGCACACACCTCTCTTTCCGGGTATGGTGAGACAGGAAGCTTATATTTTTGATGGGCATGGGAAATACTATAATAAAGATTGGGATCTTGCTGAAGGTGCAGGCATTGGGTTTTGTTGGTATCATGCAGAACTTCCAAGAACTAATCAGAAACTCTCACAATTTGCAGAATATCTCATTGATGTTCTTTGCCCACCTCTGAGACTCCAGGACATTCTCTCTCTTGTGAGCAATGGACCTTTTTGCTCATATGTTGATGGCGCACTTGTATTTAGAGTTAATTCACCAGGTTCTCCGACAAGTAAATTTACATTTAAATTAGCTGCTAGAGTTACTGAGAATTCAGTGATTACTGTGTCTTTGGGTCGTGTTCCGAGATTAGGTTTCTCATCTTTAGCTCAATCTACTATTTTAACTGATATTCCTAGTGTGGCGAGGCCGTATGGTAGAGGTGAGCAGAAAGAAGGAAGTGGGTTTGTGATAAGGGAGCATGAACTTGAGTTCCTACTGACAATGAACCACTCTGAAGAAGCCGATAATCCAGTCCCAAAATCTATTTCAAATCTTGTTGTTCACATTATAGACACACACGTGGATCACCTGCAAGATGTTGTTACCAAGCTTGAGATAGAATTGGACTCTTTGGAGCTTGACTTGGACAAAG GTGGTTTTGCTTTGAAGAAACAAATGCTAGATGAAAGAAGATTCCCCAAGATGCATCTTAATTTGCAGCGTCTCCTGCAG GTGATTGCACACGGAGAGCAAGTATTTCCTAGAGTTAAAGAAAAATGTTCTTCGAAACATTGGTTTTCCAATGAAGACATTAACTCCCTAGAAGAGTTAATTGGACTTTTGAGGAGGCTAAAGGAGAGTGTAGGATTCATCGCAAATCGTGTCACAGCAATTCAGGCTGGTCTAGACAGCTGGCAATCGGAGCAAATAAACAAGAAACTATATTATCTTTCATTCCTATCACTAATATTTCTTCCTTTGTCTATCATTACTGGAG TGTTCGGAATGAATGTGGGAGGAGTTCCATGGACAGGGCAAGATAACACCGAGCTAAAAGATGGTTTCCGCAATGTAATGTATCTCTGTGCAGCAATGCTGCTCCTTTTGCTTCTGGGTTTCACCTTCCCAACAATTTATACCCGAGCATCTGCTTGGCGAAGGAGGAGGGCATTGAAAAGAAGCTGGTCTCTCAATAGGAAATCATTCCTCAAGAGAACTTTTCCTGTTTCACAAAGAGAGGGTTACCTTCGGCTTTGA